Part of the uncultured Desulfobacter sp. genome, AGCGGCTCGGCGTCTCCGAAAAAGAGGTGGTGGACATGGACCAGCGCCTGGCCAATTGGGATCTTTCCCTGGATGAGCCACTTAAGGATGATTCCAATACCGAGCGCATTGAATTCATTAACGTTGATTCGGATTCCTCCGAAGACCAGTTGGCAAAAAAAGAGATCGAAGATATCCTCTACACCAAGGTGGATGAGTTTAAAAAAACCTTGAACGACCGTGAACTGGATATATTTGATCGAAGAATTTTTTCCGATTCCCCCCAAACCCTGCAGGAAATAGGCGAAGTCTACAGCATTTCAAGGGAACGGGTCCGGCAGATTGAAAACAACATCATAAAAAAAATGAAAGCATATTTTAAAAAGGATATGCCGGATTTTGACATGTACGACCATGACCAATAAGGGTCGTCCTTCAAGCGTTTAAAAAGGCATACCGTTCATGAAATATCTTACAATGCGTCCCCTGGCCCTGGTGTCACTGCTAAGCGTTCTTGCCGTTTCAGGCTGTGTCAAGGATCTGGGAACCGTCAAGCTGGAACAAACCGACAGCAACAAAGCTACAGTTGAAGACCAGGACCTTTCTTTAAGCCAAGAGAGCGGGCATCAGGCCTCTTACTACTATCTTGCGGCCCGGCGCCACGAGAACAAAGATGAAGCCGACCAGGCACAAACTGCCCTGAAACAGGCCATTAAAAAGGATCCCGACTCCAATTTTTTAAAGCGAGAATATATCATCTCCCTGGAAAACCAGAAACAGTCAGAACGGGCCCTGGCACTCGCCCAGGACCTGGCAAAAAAATATCCGGAGGATGTGGAAAATCTGATCCTGCTTGCCCGCCTCAAAAAAGGGGATGAAAAGGATATGACGCCCCTGTTGGAACGGATTCTGAAACTGGCTCCCGAGGATAAAGAGACATTTCTCAGACTGGGCAAAGCTTATATGGATGAGGGTATGACCCTGAAAGCCATGAATCTGTTTTCCCGTATGGCAACCATATATCCCGACTATTATGTCGCCCACTTTTACCTGGGTGAGACCCAGCGCATGGAGGGGAAGGCCGCCGCCGCCAGGGATTCTTATCTTAAGACCCTGGAACTTGAGCCTGATCTTTTAGAACCCAGGTTCCGACTGGTCGATGTGTATAAAGTCCTGGGTGAAAAGAAAAACGAGGCACAAATCATTGCGGTGCTCAAAGACATTCTTGATTCCGACCCAAAAGACGAAAGGGCGCTGATAGAGCTTGGCCTGTTCTATTATCACATCAAGGATTATCAAAACGCGGATCAAATGTTTGCCGCGCTTGGCCGGGAAATTCAAAAAAATCCTGAGCTTGTGGTAAATATCGCCCAGATCCTTGTTCCCGAACATAGATATCAGGACGCGGCAACGGTATTGTCCCAGGTCAAAAAAGCCCTGCCTGGAAACGCCAACATCAATTTTTTCCTGGGGATGGCCTATGAAGGCTTGGAAAAACCCGAGAAGGCCATTGAATATTATCTCAAAGTCACGCCCGACCACCCCCAGTATAAAAAAACGATCCTGAGCATTGCGTTTCTTTATAAGGACATGGACCGCACCGAGGAGGCTGTTCGATTCCTGGAGCAGCACCACAGGCAAAGCCCGGCAGACATTGATATCACCACGTACCTGGCCTCATTTTACCAGGAGAACAACCGTCACGACATTGCCGTTACCATGCTGCAGCGGGCGTTAAAAGAGACCCCGAAAAATACGGCCTTGCTTTTCAAGCTGGGGGCTGTGCTGGATACGGCCGGACAGCGCCAGCAAAGCATTGAAACCATGAAAACCATTATCAGACTGGACCCCAAGCATGCATCGGCCCTCAATTACCTGGGATACACCTATGCCGAAATGGGCGTTCACCTGGACCAGGCCCTTGATCTGGTTCAGCGTGCCCTTGCGATCCGGCCTGATGACGGTTATATCACCGACAGTCTGGGATGGATTTATTTTCAAAAAGAGGACTACGAAAAGGCGGTTTTATACCTTGAAAAAGCCGCTGAGCTTTCGGATTATGAAACCGTTATCGCCGCCCACCTGGCAGAGGCCTACCTGAAAACGGGACAGCTGGAAAAAGCAAAGGCCATGTACAAAAAAGCCCTTGATAATGCCGGTGAGGATCAGCAAAAAGAGATCCGGGAGATTGAGGAAAAACTCGAACGGTTAAACGATACGGCCCAATGACAAAGGTATCTCCATGTGATCGCCCCAAAGTCCCCGCCACTTTTTTGGATTCCGGTGTTGGAACGATTATACTTTTGCTCATTGTGATACTGACCACACCCGGGTGCGCACTGCTTGGACTTCAATTGGGAAAAAGCAGTGACCCTGAAGCCGAAGAGATCATACACCACACCCGGGCGTTTAATGCACCAATTACCACATCCAAGGGCACAGGTGAACTGACCCTGACCCGGGGCCTTCGCAGGGAAAAATACAAAATGGCCTGGGCGGCCCAGTCCCCCAACCGCCTGCGCATGACATTGCTCATGTCCGGTCACCCGGTTGAAACCATTGCCGCCAGCGGCGAATGGGTTACGTTTGTCTCCCATACCGGTGCGCACACCCCCCATTCCGCCGTATCCACAGATCCCGATCTTAGTCCTTATATTAACATCCCCCTGCGCTTATCCGGACTGGTCAGCCTACTTCTCGGCAAGGTCCCGGAACGTCCCTTTGACCGGGCCTGGGTTCTTCCTGAGACCCCGGACACCGTTTTTGCCTCCCAGTCATTTTCCCCGCAAATTCAACAATGGATAACCGACGAAAACGGAATAACGAACCAATACCGGGTGCTTGACAAAAAAATGAACGTCATTTTTCAAATATGGTATTCCAGGTTTTTTACACAGGATGAGTTCACCTTTCCCGGGCTTATCACCATCAAAGACGGGCAGCAGATGAGTATGGAAATATCCTTTAAAAACATTATCCTCAATATTCCTATAAAAGAATCCGTATTCAGGTTGACAGGATCATGAAAATGAACATAATTTAGGCGGTGTTATTATTACCAAACCTCATAAGGAGATAAATATAACTCATGATTCATGACAATGTTGAGCAGGCCAAAAAAGCAAGCAGCTGTTCCCATCAGCCCCAGAACGACGCTGCAAGGCAGCAGATGGAAATGGAAGCAATGATCAAGGATAATCTGGCCAAAATCAAAAACAAAATTTTTGTTCTGTCCGGCAAAGGCGGTGTGGGAAAAAGCTCCGTATCGGCAAACCTTGCCATCGCCCTTGCAAATAAGGGATATAAAACAGGGCTGGTGGATGTGGATGTCCATGGACCGTCCATCGCCCAAATGTTTAACATCACCGAGCTTTTAGACATTGCCCCGGACACCAAGCAGCTGTTGCCCAGACAGGTCAATGAAAACCTTTCCGTGGTCTCTGTTCAGGCATTGATGCAGGACAAGGACCAGGCCATTATCTGGAGAGGCCCTGCCAAAACCGGCATCATCAAACAGTTCGTGGGGTCCGTTAGATGGGGAGAACTGGATTATCTGGTCATCGACGCCCCTCCGGGCACCGGTGATGAACCACTCACCGTTGTACAAACCATTCCCGATGCCAGGGGTATCATCGTGACCACCCCCCAGGAAGTGGCCCTTGCGGACATCAGAAAATCCATCTCTTTTTGCAAAACCGTCAAAATGGAAACCTTAGGTATTCTTGAAAACATGGCCGGATATACCTGTCCCCACTGCAACCAGCACATTGATCTTTTCAAAAGCGGCGGCGGAGAAAAAACAGCCAAGGCACAAGGCTTAAATTTCCTGGGCTCCATCCCCTTTGACACCCGGGTTGTGGAATCCGGAGATGAAGGTGTACCCGTCATGACCTATGAGGCAGCCGGTCCCTTTAAAGATGCATTTGAAAAGGTTGTCGACAATGTCCTCAAACAATTTGAAGGCTGATTAATTGAATCCGGAAAAAACACCCCGGGCATTGAAAGCCTGCCTTGAACAAAAGGAGACCCAAATTCTCGGCACCCGGGCCTGTTTTTCCCAAAATGCAGTACGGCGGTATTCGGAAAAGCGATCCGACACCGAATACCGCCTCTCTTTTTCTGCCGATGCAGACCGTATCCTCAACTCTCTGGCCTACACCCGTTACAGTGATAAAACCCAAGTTTTTTCCCTGATCAACAACGACCATCTCACCCACCGGGTCCTGCACGTCCAGATGGTTTCCCGGGTGGCAAGAACCATC contains:
- a CDS encoding tetratricopeptide repeat protein, encoding MKYLTMRPLALVSLLSVLAVSGCVKDLGTVKLEQTDSNKATVEDQDLSLSQESGHQASYYYLAARRHENKDEADQAQTALKQAIKKDPDSNFLKREYIISLENQKQSERALALAQDLAKKYPEDVENLILLARLKKGDEKDMTPLLERILKLAPEDKETFLRLGKAYMDEGMTLKAMNLFSRMATIYPDYYVAHFYLGETQRMEGKAAAARDSYLKTLELEPDLLEPRFRLVDVYKVLGEKKNEAQIIAVLKDILDSDPKDERALIELGLFYYHIKDYQNADQMFAALGREIQKNPELVVNIAQILVPEHRYQDAATVLSQVKKALPGNANINFFLGMAYEGLEKPEKAIEYYLKVTPDHPQYKKTILSIAFLYKDMDRTEEAVRFLEQHHRQSPADIDITTYLASFYQENNRHDIAVTMLQRALKETPKNTALLFKLGAVLDTAGQRQQSIETMKTIIRLDPKHASALNYLGYTYAEMGVHLDQALDLVQRALAIRPDDGYITDSLGWIYFQKEDYEKAVLYLEKAAELSDYETVIAAHLAEAYLKTGQLEKAKAMYKKALDNAGEDQQKEIREIEEKLERLNDTAQ
- a CDS encoding Mrp/NBP35 family ATP-binding protein; translated protein: MIHDNVEQAKKASSCSHQPQNDAARQQMEMEAMIKDNLAKIKNKIFVLSGKGGVGKSSVSANLAIALANKGYKTGLVDVDVHGPSIAQMFNITELLDIAPDTKQLLPRQVNENLSVVSVQALMQDKDQAIIWRGPAKTGIIKQFVGSVRWGELDYLVIDAPPGTGDEPLTVVQTIPDARGIIVTTPQEVALADIRKSISFCKTVKMETLGILENMAGYTCPHCNQHIDLFKSGGGEKTAKAQGLNFLGSIPFDTRVVESGDEGVPVMTYEAAGPFKDAFEKVVDNVLKQFEG